The following proteins come from a genomic window of Pannonibacter sp. XCT-53:
- a CDS encoding CobW family GTP-binding protein, translated as MSVEPTAAQPRGPKPPIPLSIVTGFLGAGKTTLLNRILKDPLMADTAVIINEFGDIGLDHLLVDRADDGVLELSSGCLCCTIRGDLINTLEDLLRRLDNGRMEKLARVVIETTGLADPAPILHTVMLHPYLMLRYRLDSVVTLVDAVNGMSTLDEHVESVRQAAVADRLVLTKTDLLAGAEGQAALAALQARLRSLNPGAPQLLASQGEADAARLFNAGLYDPASKIPDVARWLNAEAYEPKPAHGHAHGHDHHHHHDHGKGHGHAHGHHDHDHDHDHDHHGHAHHGHHDHHHHGHDHDHGHHPHDVNRHDDKIRAFTLAASRPVPAAALEMFIDLLRSAHGPKLLRVKGIIRIAEDPERPVVIHGVQHVFHPPVTLPAWPDADRRSRLVFITSDLPEGFVRRLFDAFTGALQPDTPDAQAMTSNPLAISGFSPR; from the coding sequence ATGTCCGTCGAACCGACCGCCGCGCAGCCGCGCGGACCGAAGCCGCCCATTCCGCTGTCGATCGTGACCGGCTTCCTCGGGGCCGGCAAGACGACCCTCCTGAACCGGATCCTCAAGGATCCCCTGATGGCGGACACGGCGGTGATCATCAACGAGTTCGGGGACATCGGGCTCGATCACCTGCTGGTCGACCGGGCCGATGACGGGGTGCTCGAGCTGTCCTCGGGCTGCCTCTGCTGCACCATTCGCGGCGATCTGATCAACACGCTGGAAGACCTGTTGCGGCGGCTGGACAACGGCCGGATGGAGAAGCTCGCCCGCGTGGTGATCGAGACCACCGGTCTGGCCGATCCGGCACCGATCCTGCACACGGTGATGCTGCATCCCTACCTGATGCTGCGCTACCGTCTCGACAGCGTGGTCACGCTGGTGGATGCGGTGAACGGCATGTCGACGCTGGACGAGCATGTCGAATCGGTGCGCCAGGCCGCCGTGGCCGACCGCCTCGTCCTGACCAAGACCGATCTTCTCGCCGGTGCCGAGGGGCAGGCCGCGCTTGCCGCGCTGCAGGCCCGGCTGCGCAGCCTCAATCCCGGTGCGCCGCAGCTGCTGGCGTCGCAGGGCGAGGCCGACGCGGCCCGGCTCTTCAACGCCGGGCTCTATGATCCGGCCAGCAAGATCCCCGATGTCGCCCGCTGGCTCAACGCCGAGGCCTACGAGCCGAAGCCGGCCCATGGCCATGCGCATGGCCACGATCACCATCACCATCACGATCACGGCAAGGGGCACGGGCATGCGCATGGTCACCACGATCATGATCATGACCATGACCATGACCACCACGGTCATGCGCATCACGGCCACCATGACCATCACCATCATGGGCATGACCATGATCACGGGCACCACCCTCATGACGTGAACCGTCACGACGACAAGATCCGGGCCTTCACGCTTGCAGCCAGCCGTCCGGTGCCGGCGGCGGCGCTGGAGATGTTCATCGACCTGCTGCGCTCGGCGCACGGGCCGAAGCTCCTGCGCGTCAAGGGCATCATCCGCATCGCCGAGGACCCGGAGCGTCCGGTGGTCATCCACGGGGTGCAGCACGTGTTCCACCCGCCCGTCACCCTGCCGGCCTGGCCGGATGCGGACCGCCGGTCCCGGCTGGTCTTCATCACCTCCGACCTGCCGGAAGGGTTCGTCCGCCGCCTGTTCGACGCCTTTACCGGGGCGCTTCAGCCGGACACGCCGGACGCGCAGGCCATGACCTCCAATCCGCTGGCCATCTCGGGCTTCTCGCCGCGCTGA
- a CDS encoding cob(I)yrinic acid a,c-diamide adenosyltransferase, whose translation MVVLNKIYTKTGDNGTTALGSGERRPKYDLRIEAYGTVDETNSVVGLVRLALGETDPQVDAILSRIQNDLFDLGADLATPETGQDLGYEPLRITDHQVTAIEEAIDLLNADLKPLRSFVLPGGTPAATYLHLARTVSRRAERLMVELADREQVNPAATRYMNRLSDFFFVASRYLNDKGALDVLWVPGKNR comes from the coding sequence ATGGTCGTCCTCAACAAGATCTACACCAAGACCGGCGACAACGGCACGACGGCGCTCGGCTCCGGCGAGCGGCGCCCGAAGTATGACCTGCGCATCGAGGCTTACGGCACCGTGGACGAGACCAATTCGGTCGTCGGTCTGGTCCGTCTGGCGCTGGGCGAGACGGACCCGCAGGTCGATGCCATCCTGTCGCGGATCCAGAATGACCTGTTCGATCTCGGCGCCGATCTCGCCACGCCGGAAACGGGCCAGGATCTCGGCTATGAGCCGCTGCGCATCACCGATCACCAGGTGACGGCGATCGAGGAGGCGATCGACCTGCTCAATGCCGATCTCAAGCCGCTGCGTTCCTTCGTCCTGCCGGGCGGGACGCCGGCGGCCACCTACCTGCATCTTGCCCGCACCGTGTCGCGCCGGGCCGAGCGCCTGATGGTGGAGCTGGCCGACCGCGAGCAGGTCAATCCGGCGGCAACGCGCTACATGAACCGCCTGTCCGACTTCTTCTTCGTCGCCTCGCGGTATCTCAACGACAAGGGCGCGCTTGACGTTCTGTGGGTGCCGGGCAAAAACCGGTAA
- the tesB gene encoding acyl-CoA thioesterase II, with protein sequence MNTAIETLLSILDLEPLEHNLFRGRSPQVGWQRVYGGQVIGQALVAASRTVSEDRHIHSLHGYFLRPGDPAVPIIYDVDRIRDGGSFTTRRVVAIQHGQAIFSMSASFQTLEDGLEHQVDMPDVPMPEDLPSEKDLKEKFLQVAPDNVRKYWERERPIELRPVDLTHYFSAKKLEPTQHVWVRATSRLPDDQRIHQCVLAYASDMTLLDTSLFPHGKSVFSPDIQPASLDHSMWFHRPFRADEWLLYSTDSPSSSGGRGMNRGTLYSRDGQLIASTAQEGLIRLKRS encoded by the coding sequence ATGAACACGGCCATCGAGACACTTTTGTCCATTCTCGACCTCGAACCGCTGGAACACAATCTGTTCAGAGGTCGCAGCCCCCAGGTGGGCTGGCAGCGCGTCTATGGCGGACAGGTCATCGGCCAGGCCCTGGTGGCCGCCTCGCGCACGGTGAGCGAGGACCGGCACATCCACTCGCTGCACGGCTATTTCCTGCGGCCCGGCGATCCGGCGGTGCCGATCATCTATGATGTCGACCGCATCCGCGACGGCGGCAGCTTCACCACGCGGCGTGTCGTCGCCATCCAGCATGGCCAGGCGATCTTCTCCATGTCGGCATCGTTCCAGACCCTGGAGGACGGGCTGGAGCACCAGGTCGACATGCCGGACGTGCCGATGCCGGAGGATCTGCCGAGCGAGAAGGACCTGAAGGAGAAGTTCCTGCAGGTGGCGCCGGACAACGTGCGCAAGTACTGGGAACGGGAACGGCCGATCGAGCTGCGCCCGGTCGACCTGACGCATTACTTCAGCGCCAAGAAGCTGGAACCGACGCAGCATGTCTGGGTGCGGGCGACCAGCCGGCTGCCGGATGACCAGCGCATCCACCAGTGCGTGCTGGCCTATGCCTCCGACATGACGCTGCTCGACACCTCGCTGTTCCCGCATGGCAAGTCGGTCTTCAGCCCGGACATCCAGCCGGCCAGCCTCGACCACTCCATGTGGTTCCACCGCCCGTTCCGGGCGGACGAGTGGCTGCTCTACTCCACCGACAGCCCGTCATCGTCCGGCGGCCGCGGCATGAACCGCGGCACGCTGTACAGCCGCGACGGACAGCTGATCGCCTCGACCGCCCAGGAGGGCCTGATCCGGCTGAAGCGCAGCTGA
- a CDS encoding SDR family oxidoreductase — MTDLHVPATATGARSILITGCSSGIGASAARLLRGRNWRVFPTARTDADVAELKAQGFEAFRLDYENEASIHDALGEVLARSGGRLDALFNNGAYAVPCALEDLPTDAMRQLFQANFFGWHTLTRQVVPVMRAQGAGRIVQCSSILGFIAMKYRGAYTASKFALEAYSDTLRHELAGTGIHVVLIEPGPIDTRFTANAMANFHRWIGAEGLAASAHRAAYERRLKRMENGEPGRFKLPPEAVVDQLIQAIESPRPKARYRTTVPTKVMTVLKRLLSTRALDRMLINAADKEE, encoded by the coding sequence ATGACGGATCTGCATGTACCGGCGACCGCCACCGGAGCCCGTTCCATCCTCATCACCGGCTGTTCCAGCGGCATCGGTGCCTCGGCGGCGCGGCTGCTGCGCGGCCGGAACTGGCGCGTCTTTCCCACCGCCCGCACCGACGCGGACGTGGCGGAGCTGAAGGCCCAGGGGTTCGAGGCCTTCCGGCTCGACTACGAGAACGAGGCCAGCATCCATGACGCGCTGGGCGAGGTGCTGGCGCGGTCCGGCGGACGGCTCGATGCCCTGTTCAACAACGGCGCCTATGCCGTGCCCTGTGCGCTGGAGGATCTGCCGACCGACGCCATGCGGCAGCTGTTCCAGGCCAATTTCTTCGGCTGGCACACGCTGACGCGGCAGGTCGTGCCGGTGATGCGTGCGCAAGGGGCGGGGCGCATCGTCCAGTGCTCGTCGATCCTGGGCTTCATCGCGATGAAGTACCGCGGTGCCTACACCGCATCGAAGTTTGCGCTCGAGGCCTATTCCGACACGTTGCGGCACGAGCTGGCCGGCACGGGCATCCATGTGGTCCTGATCGAGCCCGGTCCGATCGACACGCGGTTCACGGCCAATGCCATGGCGAATTTCCATCGCTGGATCGGCGCCGAGGGCCTGGCTGCCTCGGCGCACCGGGCTGCCTACGAGCGCCGGCTGAAGCGGATGGAGAACGGCGAGCCCGGGCGCTTCAAGCTGCCGCCGGAGGCGGTCGTCGACCAGCTGATCCAGGCGATCGAATCACCCCGGCCGAAGGCCCGCTATCGCACCACCGTGCCGACCAAGGTGATGACCGTGCTGAAGCGCCTGCTGTCGACGCGGGCGCTCGACCGGATGCTGATCAACGCGGCCGACAAGGAAGAATGA
- a CDS encoding twin transmembrane helix small protein — MGNILYNLIPFALGAVALVLFLGLWNMFRGGSANRSQQLMRWRVGLQFLAIVLIMGTLYFLGPKP, encoded by the coding sequence ATGGGCAATATCCTCTACAACCTGATCCCCTTCGCGCTTGGCGCCGTGGCGCTGGTGCTGTTCCTGGGGCTCTGGAACATGTTCCGCGGCGGCTCGGCCAACCGGTCGCAGCAACTGATGCGCTGGCGTGTCGGCCTGCAGTTCCTCGCCATCGTCCTGATCATGGGCACGCTCTATTTCCTTGGCCCGAAGCCCTGA
- a CDS encoding ubiquinone biosynthesis hydroxylase encodes MSMGVSATQGQHFDVAIAGGGYVGLSLALALKQADPAMAVAVIDPKPMDTLGKDPRASAIAAAASRMLDQLGIWSEIRGRAQPINEMIVTDSRLRDAVRPVYLTFSGDREAGEPFAHMVPNGVMLPALHAAASGLGVEFIAPDTARDFSIGPDRVTVHTGSGATLTASLLVAADGVKSRLRDLAGIRTVHWAYGQSGIVTTVRHERPHNGRAEEHFLPAGPFAILPLPGNRSSLVWTERTADADRLVRGDDFTFEIELERRFGLHLGKVELDGPRHAYPLGLTLARAYVRPRFALAGDAAHGIHPIAGQGLNMGFKDVAALAEVLVTARRLGQDVGALDVLERYQAWRRFDAFQMGVVTDVLNRLFSNDIDILRGIRDLGLGLVDRMPRLKAGFIREAAGFAGPAPRLLAGEPI; translated from the coding sequence ATGAGCATGGGCGTGTCAGCAACGCAGGGCCAGCACTTCGATGTGGCCATTGCCGGGGGCGGCTATGTCGGCCTGTCGCTGGCGCTGGCGCTGAAACAGGCGGATCCGGCCATGGCCGTCGCGGTCATCGACCCCAAGCCGATGGACACGCTCGGCAAGGATCCGCGCGCCTCGGCGATTGCCGCCGCCGCGTCCCGGATGCTGGACCAGCTCGGCATCTGGAGCGAGATCCGCGGCCGTGCCCAGCCGATCAACGAGATGATCGTCACCGACAGCCGCCTGCGCGATGCGGTGCGGCCGGTCTATCTCACCTTTTCGGGTGACCGCGAGGCTGGCGAGCCCTTTGCCCACATGGTGCCGAACGGCGTCATGCTGCCGGCGCTGCATGCGGCCGCCAGCGGACTGGGCGTGGAGTTCATCGCGCCCGACACGGCCCGCGACTTCAGCATCGGGCCCGACCGGGTCACGGTTCACACCGGGTCCGGCGCCACGCTGACCGCATCCCTGCTGGTCGCCGCCGACGGCGTGAAGTCGCGCCTGCGGGACCTTGCGGGCATCCGCACGGTCCATTGGGCCTATGGCCAGTCGGGCATCGTCACCACCGTGCGGCACGAGCGGCCGCACAATGGCCGCGCCGAGGAACATTTCCTGCCCGCCGGCCCCTTCGCCATCCTGCCGCTGCCGGGCAACCGCTCGTCGCTCGTCTGGACCGAGCGCACGGCGGATGCCGATCGGCTGGTGCGCGGCGACGATTTCACCTTCGAGATCGAACTGGAGCGCCGTTTCGGCCTGCATCTCGGCAAGGTGGAGCTCGACGGGCCGCGCCATGCCTATCCGCTCGGGCTGACGCTGGCGCGCGCCTATGTGCGTCCCCGCTTCGCGCTCGCCGGTGACGCCGCGCACGGCATCCATCCCATCGCGGGCCAGGGGCTGAACATGGGCTTCAAGGATGTGGCGGCGCTGGCGGAGGTTCTGGTGACGGCCCGCCGCCTCGGCCAGGATGTCGGCGCCCTCGACGTGCTCGAGCGCTATCAGGCCTGGCGCCGTTTCGACGCCTTCCAGATGGGCGTGGTGACGGACGTGCTCAATCGCCTGTTCTCGAATGATATCGACATCCTGCGCGGAATCCGCGACCTTGGCCTCGGCCTTGTCGACCGGATGCCGCGCCTGAAGGCGGGGTTCATCCGGGAGGCCGCAGGCTTTGCCGGTCCGGCCCCCAGGCTGCTCGCCGGCGAGCCGATCTGA